A genomic region of Trichothermofontia sichuanensis B231 contains the following coding sequences:
- a CDS encoding coiled-coil domain-containing protein: MARKSRSTRPASGTPASSKPKVSGRPTAASARSAAATGPASSAATPPVSQSDSPASAVPIVPAAASQTQSPSVAKSAALATNTVDRSSDRSSPSPHPAPATAASLDVLQAQLDRQNAEQAALQARCEALQQTQETQTATIAQLQQQLAEKVQQLQEQEQQIQTLTTAQATLEQQLEHHATEWATAQAQWQERLQAKETALVAATTAQQEAQQVVQQLQQQVTAQAQVITQLEQQLAAAKQDAQAWRSQSQQMQAQLTHQQATIADLETQVTALQTVLDQHQADSAQWEVAQQTLTEQIACQSQTIAELQARLRDLQRTATIGDFYLHKWQRR; the protein is encoded by the coding sequence ATGGCACGGAAGAGCCGCAGTACAAGACCAGCCTCTGGTACCCCCGCCAGCAGTAAACCGAAAGTTAGTGGACGGCCCACCGCCGCAAGTGCCCGATCGGCAGCCGCAACCGGTCCTGCATCGTCAGCCGCTACTCCCCCGGTGAGCCAATCGGATAGCCCCGCCTCAGCCGTGCCCATCGTACCCGCTGCCGCGAGTCAGACCCAATCCCCCTCGGTTGCCAAGTCCGCTGCCTTAGCAACGAATACAGTAGACCGCTCTTCAGACCGCTCTTCACCTTCCCCCCACCCGGCACCAGCCACTGCTGCATCCCTAGACGTCCTACAAGCACAACTCGATCGCCAGAATGCTGAGCAGGCCGCCTTGCAGGCGCGCTGTGAAGCACTTCAGCAAACTCAGGAGACGCAAACAGCTACGATCGCCCAGTTGCAACAACAATTGGCAGAAAAAGTGCAGCAACTCCAGGAACAAGAGCAGCAGATCCAGACCCTAACAACTGCCCAGGCTACACTTGAGCAACAGCTCGAACACCACGCCACGGAGTGGGCAACAGCCCAGGCACAGTGGCAGGAGAGGCTACAGGCTAAGGAAACCGCACTGGTGGCCGCAACAACAGCCCAGCAGGAGGCTCAGCAGGTTGTCCAGCAACTGCAACAACAGGTAACGGCCCAGGCTCAAGTCATCACTCAGTTGGAACAACAATTGGCGGCAGCGAAACAAGACGCGCAGGCTTGGCGATCGCAAAGTCAGCAAATGCAGGCACAACTGACCCACCAGCAAGCGACGATTGCGGATCTAGAAACGCAAGTGACAGCCCTCCAAACGGTTCTAGATCAGCACCAGGCAGACTCTGCCCAGTGGGAAGTGGCACAGCAAACTTTGACTGAGCAGATCGCCTGCCAGAGTCAGACGATCGCTGAACTGCAAGCACGTCTGCGCGACCTACAAAGGACTGCGACGATCGGGGACTTCTATCTACACAAATGGCAACGCCGCTAA
- a CDS encoding carbonic anhydrase — MEKAIPGLRSFKAGYFCSHQELFEQLADGQKPRILFIACSDSRVDPNLITQSDLGELLVLRNAGNIVPPYGAANGGEGAAIEYAIHALGIEQVVVCGHTHCGAMKGLLKLNEIADSMPLVHEWLKHTEATRRLLLENYRQRDHEELVELAVAENVLTQLENLRTYPVVRSRLHQGKLKLYGWIYQIEKGEVLSYDPEQQAFVPIHTSLPTCDLPRPTVTATPTPTAHGMSWLSPEQADRIYRGSVSVR; from the coding sequence GTGGAAAAAGCGATTCCGGGGCTGAGAAGCTTCAAGGCAGGCTATTTTTGTAGCCATCAGGAGCTGTTTGAACAACTGGCTGATGGGCAAAAACCCAGAATTCTCTTTATTGCCTGTTCCGACTCGCGCGTTGACCCGAACCTGATTACCCAATCAGACTTGGGTGAGTTACTTGTCCTGCGCAATGCGGGAAATATCGTCCCGCCCTATGGGGCTGCCAATGGCGGCGAAGGGGCCGCGATCGAGTATGCCATTCATGCCCTGGGAATTGAACAGGTGGTCGTCTGTGGGCATACCCATTGCGGTGCCATGAAGGGACTCTTGAAATTGAACGAGATCGCGGACTCCATGCCACTCGTGCATGAGTGGCTCAAACATACTGAAGCAACCCGCCGCCTATTACTGGAAAACTATCGCCAGCGCGATCATGAAGAACTGGTTGAGCTGGCGGTGGCCGAAAACGTCTTAACCCAATTGGAAAACCTGCGTACCTATCCGGTGGTGCGATCGCGGCTCCATCAGGGTAAATTAAAGCTCTACGGCTGGATTTATCAAATTGAGAAGGGTGAAGTGTTGTCCTATGATCCGGAGCAACAAGCCTTTGTCCCCATTCACACCAGCCTGCCAACGTGTGATCTGCCTCGACCAACCGTCACCGCAACCCCTACCCCCACTGCCCATGGCATGAGTTGGCTGTCACCAGAGCAGGCCGATCGTATCTATCGGGGGTCAGTGTCGGTGCGCTAA
- the bioD gene encoding dethiobiotin synthase, which produces MNSGSMNSYDWPDRFFVTGTDTNVGKTVISAMLLAGTGGTYWKPIQSGLEGITDTDYVKQVTQLADEHFLPERFRLTQPLSPHLSAALDGITIALSDLQLPSQVAHRPLIVEGAGGVMVPINDRHYIIDLIATWGLPVCLVARSTLGTINHTLLSIAQLRRFEIPILGIIVNGPENIENCRAIAHYGNVKMIGQVPPLATINPATLRQAFSQLNWH; this is translated from the coding sequence ATGAATAGTGGATCTATGAATAGTTATGACTGGCCCGATCGCTTTTTTGTAACAGGTACAGATACCAACGTTGGTAAAACAGTCATCTCGGCGATGCTACTGGCTGGGACCGGGGGCACCTACTGGAAACCAATTCAATCGGGGTTAGAGGGTATTACGGATACCGATTATGTCAAGCAAGTGACTCAACTAGCTGATGAGCACTTTCTACCGGAGCGCTTTCGGTTAACCCAGCCGCTTTCTCCCCACCTATCTGCCGCGCTCGATGGTATCACGATCGCCCTATCCGATCTGCAATTACCCAGCCAGGTAGCCCACAGGCCGTTAATCGTTGAAGGTGCCGGGGGGGTGATGGTCCCGATTAACGATCGGCATTACATCATTGATCTGATAGCAACTTGGGGGCTACCCGTTTGCTTAGTTGCCCGCAGTACCCTGGGGACGATTAACCATACCCTGTTGTCGATCGCCCAATTGCGACGGTTTGAGATTCCCATTCTTGGTATTATAGTCAATGGGCCAGAAAATATTGAGAACTGTCGCGCGATCGCTCACTATGGTAACGTCAAAATGATTGGTCAAGTTCCTCCATTAGCAACCATTAATCCTGCTACCCTGCGGCAAGCCTTTTCCCAACTCAATTGGCATTAG
- a CDS encoding AIPR family protein, which translates to MRMFLGEADINQTLIDTLRSEPEKFWYFNNGITVLNSSIEKKSIGDSSR; encoded by the coding sequence ATTAGAATGTTTTTAGGAGAGGCAGATATAAATCAAACATTAATAGATACTCTACGATCCGAGCCTGAGAAGTTCTGGTATTTTAATAACGGAATTACAGTTCTGAATTCTTCAATCGAGAAGAAATCGATAGGAGATAGTTCCAGATAA
- the bioA gene encoding adenosylmethionine--8-amino-7-oxononanoate transaminase — protein sequence MDPHIWYPFSQAKTALEPLKVKAAKGIWLELEDGRRIIDCISSWWVNLYGHAHPKIAQAIFQQAQQLEHVIFAGFTHEPAEQLAERLTALLPSNLSRVFFSDDGSTAVEVALKMAYQYWINLGQKRSAFIAFEGSYHGDTFGAMSVGSRSPFSQAFTDLLFEVEFLPFPATHLQDQEVSLRESLVINQLENCLSQNPDRYAAIIIEPLVQGAGGMRLCRPEFIQQLRHISQAFNVLLIFDEVMTGFGRTGSVFASDRAGVAPDIICLSKGITGGFLPLAVTVCSEMIYNAFYSDDIYKALYHGHSYTANPLGCAAALASLELLEEFKPAFEGLEAKHLSHFPALQSLPQVEKLRVMGTIAALDLITPDTPGYFNQIAPRIRQAALEQGLLLRPLGNVLYLMPPYCITEAELAHVYRGIIQLIETMLHN from the coding sequence ATGGATCCCCATATTTGGTATCCTTTCTCTCAAGCTAAAACTGCCCTAGAACCCTTGAAGGTTAAAGCGGCTAAAGGGATCTGGTTAGAACTAGAAGATGGGCGAAGAATTATCGATTGTATTTCCAGTTGGTGGGTCAATCTCTATGGCCATGCTCATCCCAAAATTGCTCAAGCGATTTTTCAGCAAGCACAACAACTAGAACATGTCATTTTTGCTGGGTTTACCCATGAACCGGCTGAGCAATTAGCAGAGCGGTTGACCGCATTATTGCCGAGTAATCTGAGTCGAGTTTTTTTCTCAGATGACGGATCGACTGCGGTAGAAGTTGCTCTAAAAATGGCATATCAATACTGGATCAATCTGGGTCAAAAACGCTCGGCTTTTATTGCCTTTGAAGGTAGTTATCATGGCGATACCTTCGGGGCCATGTCCGTGGGATCGCGATCGCCCTTTTCTCAGGCTTTTACGGATCTCCTGTTTGAGGTTGAATTTCTACCCTTCCCCGCAACCCATCTCCAGGATCAGGAAGTATCTCTACGGGAATCTTTGGTGATTAATCAACTGGAAAATTGTTTGAGCCAAAACCCCGATCGCTATGCAGCCATTATCATTGAACCGCTGGTGCAAGGGGCTGGAGGAATGCGCCTCTGTCGGCCTGAGTTTATCCAACAACTGCGTCACATTAGCCAGGCGTTTAACGTATTGCTCATTTTTGACGAAGTCATGACTGGCTTTGGGCGGACTGGATCGGTTTTTGCCAGCGATCGGGCGGGCGTGGCTCCCGATATTATCTGCCTGTCGAAAGGCATTACAGGCGGCTTCTTACCCCTGGCAGTCACCGTTTGCAGCGAGATGATCTACAACGCCTTTTATAGTGACGATATTTACAAGGCTCTCTATCATGGCCATAGCTATACGGCCAATCCCCTCGGTTGCGCCGCAGCGCTGGCTTCTTTAGAACTCCTAGAGGAATTTAAACCCGCTTTTGAGGGCCTAGAAGCCAAACATCTCAGCCATTTTCCTGCCCTCCAGTCACTTCCCCAGGTTGAAAAGTTGCGCGTCATGGGGACGATCGCAGCCCTAGATCTCATTACCCCGGACACCCCTGGTTACTTTAACCAGATCGCCCCTCGTATCCGCCAAGCAGCCCTTGAGCAGGGGTTATTGTTACGTCCCCTAGGGAATGTCCTGTATCTGATGCCCCCCTACTGTATTACAGAGGCCGAACTCGCGCATGTATACAGGGGCATAATCCAATTAATTGAAACAATGCTGCACAATTAA
- the recG gene encoding ATP-dependent DNA helicase RecG, translating into MIPEQPDWPRLQKALAKEAEQGFNDLVGRQYRFSEFLGLSLRQASGHLPADYQERWQRLADRYACYPDLTFAQRQHLVAETRNVIYQTRRSWEATQQLSLALATDSSSKGAEGQVVEETGKRNAYSTTQSSRGEVLVRPPAKRPRTTDLIPPQSQGQQSLSLDQALTQLNGVGPRQGKQLGELGLITVRDLLYYFPRDYIDYARQVTIRDLEPGETVTIVATVKRCNCFTSPRNSKLTILEWVLQDHTGQIKLSRFMPGARFANRGWQEQQRRRYPPGAIVAASGLVKDSKYGLTIEQAEIEVLDHQGSQITSLKVGRVVPVYSLTGNIGADVIRRAVLAALPAAKQLKDPLPQALRQKYGLIDLPTAIAHIHYPPDPDSGALARRRLVFEEFFYLQLSLLQRRHQQRQSQRSVALPPTGKLIDQFYQLLPFQLTGAQQRVINEILSDLQQPQPMNRLVQGDVGSGKTVVAVVALLAAIQAGYQGAMMAPTEVLAEQHYRKLVEWFNLLQLPVELLTGSTRTAKRREIYRQLATGELPLIVGTHALIQDTVQFHQLGLIVIDEQHRFGVEQRAKLQQKGIDPHVLTMTATPIPRTLTLTLHGDLDVSQIDELPPGRQAIQTTVLFNRDRPHAYDLMRREIAQGRQVYVVLPLVEESEKMDLKSATAEYQRLQEVIFPEFRVGLLHGRMSSADKDAVINQFRDKQLHILVSTTVIEVGVDIPNATVMLIEHAERFGLSQLHQLRGRVGRGAQQSYCLLMSSAKSEVAQQRLRVLEQSQDGFFISEMDLRFRGPGEVLGTRQSGLPDFALASLLDDQEILNLARGAAERVMQQDPTLERWPLMKQELIYRYQRLLGGAILI; encoded by the coding sequence GTGATACCTGAGCAACCCGATTGGCCAAGACTCCAGAAGGCGCTGGCGAAAGAGGCGGAACAGGGGTTTAACGACCTCGTGGGCCGTCAATATCGCTTTAGCGAGTTTCTCGGCCTGAGCCTGCGCCAAGCCAGTGGCCATCTCCCCGCCGATTACCAGGAACGCTGGCAACGCCTTGCCGATCGTTATGCCTGCTATCCAGACCTAACCTTTGCCCAACGCCAACACTTGGTCGCCGAAACTCGCAACGTGATCTACCAAACCCGACGATCGTGGGAAGCGACCCAACAGTTAAGTTTGGCCCTGGCAACAGATTCTTCCTCTAAGGGGGCCGAGGGGCAGGTTGTTGAAGAGACAGGCAAGCGGAATGCCTACTCTACCACTCAGAGTAGCAGGGGAGAGGTCCTAGTAAGACCGCCCGCGAAACGGCCTCGAACTACAGATCTGATTCCCCCTCAGAGTCAGGGACAGCAGAGTCTCTCTCTGGATCAAGCCCTCACCCAACTCAATGGTGTGGGTCCCCGGCAGGGAAAACAATTGGGCGAGTTGGGGTTAATCACTGTTCGGGATCTCTTGTACTACTTCCCGCGGGATTACATTGACTATGCCCGTCAGGTTACCATTCGGGATCTGGAGCCGGGGGAGACGGTGACGATCGTGGCTACGGTCAAGCGCTGTAACTGTTTCACCAGTCCTCGCAATAGTAAACTAACGATTCTGGAATGGGTTCTCCAGGACCATACCGGGCAAATTAAGCTTAGTCGCTTTATGCCAGGGGCACGGTTTGCCAATCGCGGCTGGCAGGAGCAACAACGGCGGCGCTATCCCCCAGGGGCGATCGTGGCGGCCTCTGGCTTGGTTAAGGACAGTAAGTATGGCTTAACGATCGAGCAGGCGGAAATCGAGGTCCTCGATCACCAGGGCAGTCAGATTACTTCGCTGAAGGTGGGGCGGGTGGTGCCGGTCTATTCCCTCACGGGTAATATCGGGGCTGATGTGATCCGGCGAGCGGTATTGGCTGCCTTGCCCGCGGCGAAACAACTCAAGGACCCCTTGCCCCAAGCCCTACGCCAGAAGTATGGTCTGATTGACTTACCCACCGCGATCGCCCACATTCATTATCCCCCAGATCCTGACAGCGGTGCCCTGGCCCGACGGCGGCTGGTGTTCGAGGAATTTTTCTATTTACAACTGAGTCTGCTGCAACGGCGACACCAACAACGCCAGAGCCAGCGCAGTGTTGCCCTGCCTCCCACGGGCAAACTGATCGACCAGTTCTATCAACTGCTCCCCTTTCAACTCACTGGTGCACAGCAGCGGGTCATTAACGAGATTCTCAGCGACTTACAACAGCCCCAACCCATGAATCGTCTGGTGCAGGGGGATGTGGGGTCTGGGAAAACGGTGGTTGCGGTGGTAGCCCTGTTGGCGGCCATCCAGGCGGGGTATCAGGGGGCTATGATGGCCCCCACGGAAGTCCTAGCAGAGCAGCACTATCGCAAATTAGTGGAGTGGTTCAACCTCTTGCAACTCCCGGTGGAACTGCTCACGGGGTCAACGCGGACAGCAAAACGGCGGGAAATCTATCGTCAATTAGCAACGGGTGAACTTCCCCTGATTGTTGGTACCCATGCCCTCATTCAAGATACGGTGCAATTTCACCAATTAGGTCTCATTGTGATTGATGAGCAACACCGGTTTGGGGTTGAACAACGGGCCAAACTCCAACAAAAGGGCATTGATCCCCATGTGTTAACGATGACAGCAACTCCCATTCCCCGGACGCTGACCTTAACCCTACACGGTGATTTAGATGTGAGTCAAATTGATGAATTACCCCCTGGTCGGCAGGCCATTCAAACAACCGTCTTATTTAACCGCGATCGGCCCCATGCCTATGACCTAATGCGCCGGGAAATTGCCCAGGGCCGTCAGGTTTATGTTGTGCTTCCCCTGGTGGAAGAATCGGAAAAGATGGATCTGAAATCAGCGACAGCAGAATATCAGCGGCTCCAAGAAGTTATCTTTCCCGAATTCCGGGTGGGGCTATTGCATGGCCGCATGAGTTCAGCCGATAAGGATGCTGTGATTAACCAATTTCGGGATAAACAACTACACATTTTGGTTTCCACAACGGTGATTGAGGTGGGGGTTGATATCCCCAATGCGACGGTGATGTTGATTGAACATGCGGAACGGTTTGGTCTGTCTCAATTGCACCAATTGCGCGGTCGGGTAGGACGAGGAGCACAGCAGTCCTATTGTTTACTCATGAGTAGTGCTAAGTCAGAGGTGGCCCAACAGCGGTTACGAGTATTGGAACAGTCCCAGGATGGCTTTTTTATCTCGGAAATGGATCTGCGATTCCGGGGACCGGGGGAGGTGTTGGGAACGCGCCAATCGGGATTACCGGATTTTGCCCTGGCTAGTCTACTGGACGATCAAGAAATCTTAAATCTGGCCCGTGGGGCGGCGGAGCGGGTGATGCAACAAGATCCCACTCTGGAACGTTGGCCGTTAATGAAACAGGAGTTAATCTATCGCTATCAACGATTGTTGGGCGGTGCGATTTTGATTTGA
- a CDS encoding adenosine-specific kinase — MELHVVDLTLPAGSNLILGQSHFIKTVEDLYEVLVGTSPQVKFGLAFCEASGPCLIRTVGNDETLQAAAIANAQAIGAGHSFIILLKDAYPINFLNGIKQCPEVCSIYCATANPVQVIVAETEQGRGILGVIDGASPQGVEGPTEIEARRSFLRQIGYKL; from the coding sequence ATGGAACTTCACGTTGTTGATCTCACGTTACCCGCAGGAAGTAACCTAATTCTGGGCCAAAGCCATTTTATTAAAACGGTTGAAGATCTTTATGAAGTATTAGTCGGGACCTCTCCCCAGGTTAAATTTGGGCTGGCGTTCTGTGAAGCATCCGGTCCGTGTTTAATTCGTACCGTTGGGAATGATGAGACTTTACAAGCAGCGGCGATCGCTAATGCCCAAGCGATCGGGGCTGGTCACAGCTTTATTATTCTGCTCAAAGACGCCTATCCCATCAATTTTCTAAATGGTATTAAACAATGCCCAGAAGTTTGTTCAATCTACTGTGCAACGGCTAATCCAGTTCAGGTAATTGTTGCAGAAACCGAGCAGGGGCGCGGTATTTTGGGTGTGATTGATGGCGCTTCGCCTCAGGGAGTAGAAGGTCCGACCGAGATTGAAGCACGGCGATCGTTCCTGCGCCAAATTGGTTATAAACTCTAA
- a CDS encoding carbon dioxide-concentrating mechanism protein CcmK, whose protein sequence is MQIHPQVTASSPSRRDSGSLDLRPSGELPPTQSDLGALGLVSTQSFPAIIGTADMMLKSADVKLVGYEKTGSGFCTAIVRGRFADVRLAVSQGTETAKQFEQFVSSLVLPRPLPNLERVLPISKDFARIAAQQEGSRMSIHAVGLLETRGFPAMVGAADAMLKSANVQLVGYETIGDGLCTAIVQGRVSDVTIAVEAGMYEAERIGELHAIMVIPRPLEELMQILPLAHLQAEEPQPLRFPVVIKEKTAETLMAQLPESQATPLVMEEVPTHEEQGWIQQS, encoded by the coding sequence ATGCAGATTCACCCCCAAGTTACAGCGTCTTCTCCGAGTCGGCGGGACAGTGGTTCCCTGGATCTGAGGCCCAGTGGTGAGTTGCCCCCGACCCAGTCGGATTTGGGGGCATTGGGGTTAGTCTCTACCCAGAGTTTTCCTGCCATTATTGGTACAGCGGACATGATGCTCAAGTCAGCCGATGTCAAGCTGGTGGGTTATGAGAAAACGGGGAGTGGTTTCTGTACGGCGATCGTGCGGGGCCGGTTTGCAGATGTGCGCTTGGCGGTGAGTCAGGGGACTGAAACAGCAAAACAGTTTGAACAATTTGTTTCCAGCTTGGTGTTGCCGCGGCCTTTGCCGAATTTGGAACGAGTCTTGCCCATTAGTAAGGATTTTGCGCGGATTGCGGCCCAACAAGAAGGTAGTCGGATGAGTATCCATGCGGTGGGGTTGCTAGAAACGCGGGGCTTCCCGGCAATGGTGGGGGCAGCGGATGCCATGCTTAAGTCGGCCAATGTGCAACTGGTGGGCTATGAGACAATCGGGGATGGGCTGTGTACGGCGATCGTGCAGGGCCGGGTGAGTGATGTGACGATCGCGGTGGAAGCCGGGATGTATGAAGCTGAACGTATTGGGGAACTGCACGCGATCATGGTGATTCCGCGACCGCTGGAGGAATTAATGCAAATTCTGCCGTTGGCTCATCTCCAGGCGGAAGAACCCCAACCGCTCCGCTTCCCCGTGGTGATCAAGGAGAAAACCGCGGAAACGCTGATGGCCCAATTACCGGAATCCCAGGCAACCCCTTTGGTGATGGAAGAGGTGCCTACCCACGAGGAGCAGGGTTGGATTCAACAATCTTGA
- a CDS encoding transposase, giving the protein MIKEFWPKKRSILIDGTEINLALTHLCARAPKGKRAPGKHPQKRGKNVSVIGVIGLQVMIAYVAVMRSLGKLKFEAFIACELVPKLWAGADVIMDNAAIHCWQTRLRQLLSKFLKPILSTGILIAVTVHQRLGNSILYPLF; this is encoded by the coding sequence ATGATAAAGGAATTTTGGCCAAAGAAAAGATCGATTTTAATTGATGGAACCGAGATTAACCTAGCTTTAACGCATTTATGTGCCCGCGCACCAAAAGGTAAACGAGCGCCTGGTAAGCATCCCCAGAAACGGGGTAAGAATGTTTCGGTTATTGGTGTGATTGGTCTCCAGGTAATGATTGCGTATGTGGCCGTGATGAGGAGTCTTGGTAAACTGAAATTTGAAGCGTTCATTGCCTGTGAATTAGTCCCAAAACTATGGGCAGGTGCTGATGTGATTATGGACAATGCAGCGATTCATTGCTGGCAGACGCGCTTGAGACAGCTTTTAAGCAAGTTTCTCAAACCCATATTGAGCACTGGTATACTAATTGCTGTTACTGTACATCAAAGACTAGGAAATTCTATATTGTACCCGCTGTTTTAG
- a CDS encoding DUF2887 domain-containing protein, which produces MSSKPDLRSLGLDKIIEIVTTIVVYKFAALSREEIEAMLGLTETILEETRVYCDPDEEEWQQGQQQGQASGISRDSAVAAAGGFEFSAGITQ; this is translated from the coding sequence GTGTCCAGCAAGCCTGACCTGAGATCCTTAGGGCTAGACAAGATAATAGAGATAGTCACCACGATCGTGGTTTACAAGTTTGCTGCGCTCAGCCGTGAGGAGATCGAAGCCATGCTCGGTCTGACGGAAACTATCCTGGAAGAAACCCGTGTCTACTGCGACCCTGACGAGGAAGAATGGCAACAAGGACAGCAACAGGGGCAGGCATCAGGCATTAGCCGTGACAGTGCTGTCGCTGCTGCTGGCGGGTTTGAATTTTCAGCAGGCATAACCCAGTGA